Genomic DNA from Desulfonema ishimotonii:
TTTTCAGCGATCAGCAGCCGGGAGGTAATGTCATATCTCAGAACTGCCTGGGGAATGGCAAAGAACGGTCCGGAAACAAAGCGGATACAAAACGCCGCACAGGTGATGCGGAACAATTCCGCTGCAAGAGAATGGGAAATATCCGTCAGATCAAGAAAACCGACCAGATAATCCGCCGCATGATACAGACCCAGGGAAGCCGTGATCCCCATGAGAAGGTAGACGAAAAGGGTTGATCCCACGACCCGGTTGATACCGGCCTCATCATTGCAACTGTGGTAATAGGCGACATACCGCAGGGTCGCCTCACCCAGTCCCAGGTTCATCAGTCCCAGAAATCCGCTGACCGATGTCAGGAGGATATAAAAACCGTATCCGCTTTCACCGATATGGCGGACGAGAAAGGGCGTCAGGAAAAAGAGTGCTGACATTGACCATGCCATTGAGGACAGGTTCCATAATGCGCTGCTCAGGATTGACCTGGGACGGGATGAAAGATTATTCGTCTTCATAAGCGCTTGACCTGTGCAGCCGGACCCGGTTCCGGCCTGTTCATTCCGGTCGTATTGCTGAAAAAAGAGTGCATGGCAGAAAGAATCCTGTCTGCCGCATCTCCGTTGCCGTAAGGGTTATGAGTCCGGGACATATCACGGTGTGCAGTCGGATTTTCCAGCAGAAAGGCGGCGCTTTCCACAATCAGCCGCCGGTCTGTGCCGACCAGCCTTGCGGTTCCTGCGCTGAGAGCTTCACTGCGTTCCGTGGTGTCGCGCATGACCAGAACCGGTTTTCCTAGGCCGGTTGCCTCTTCCTGAATGCCACCGGAATCGGTCAGGATGAATGTCGAGCGGTTCATCAGACGGACAAAGGGCAGATATGGCAGCGGTCCCACAAGATGGACATTTTTCAGTTCAGCTTTTCCCAGAATGCGCTGCACCGGTTCCCGGACATTGGGATTCAGGTGGACCGGATAGACAAAACGGGTTGCCGGAAAACGGTGTGCCAGTTCCGCAATTGCGCGGCAGACGGACTCAAACCCCGAACCGAAACTTTCTCGCCGGTGTCCGGTAATCAGAACCATCGGCTGGCCGTTTCCGCCGGAACAGATATCCGGAGGCAGGCCCGGAATTTCCGTTGAATCGTTTTTTACTTTTTCCAGAGCCAGAAGCAGGGCATCAATAACCGTATTGCCTGTGATGAAGATTTTGTCCGAAGCAATGCCTTCTTTAAGAAGATTTTGCCTGTTTGTCTCCGTCGGGGCGAAATGGAGCGAACACAGGCGGGATGCAAGCACCCGGTTGGCTTCTTCAGGCCAGGGAGAATACATATTTCCTGTACGCAGCCCGGCTTCCACATGCCCCAAAGGAATCCGGTGATAAAATGCAGACAAGGCCGCGCAGAAAACAGTAGTCGTATCTCCCTGAACCAGAACCATATCCGGTTTTTCTTTACTTAAATATCCGTCAATTGCCTCAATGGCGCGGGACGTCAGGCCGCTTAACGTCTGATTTTTCTGCATCAGATCAAGGTCACAGTCCGGTACGATATTGAAAACCTTCAGAACCTGATCCAGCATTTCCCGGTGCTGTGCGGTGATACAGACATGGCACAGAAAACGGGAATCTGCTTTCAACTTCAGTATCACCGGGGCCAATTTGACCGCTTCCGGCCGAGTGCCGAATATGACTGATATTTTTGCCGGATTATTCATTCGCAAGCCTTTGAAATTGAGTTATTTTGAAAGATTCTATGTCCGATATTCAAATTTTCCGCTTTACGGTACATCTTTGCTTTATGACATGGCAGTTGCATACTGATAACCGCCACGATCACAAACACCACCGCATTCCCCGGAATATGCAGATTAAAATCCCCCGCGCTGTGAAAAAGAATCGCCGTGACCCCGCCCATGCTGCCCAGCGTTGTCCCGCGAACCAGTCGGCTCGGGTGCTTCAGCTTTTCAAAGCCTCTCCGGTAAAAGACGATCAGCATCCAGAAAACGAGGGGAATCAGCAACACCCCGGTTTCGGCGATAAAATGGAGATAGTCATTATGCCCCATCGTATAATAGCCGATGACGCCGGGTGGCTGAAACTGGGTAAAGACCGTGGCAAAGGTTCCCGGACCCGTGCCCGTCAGCGGATATGCGCGAATCATCTCCGAAATACCGCCCCAGACCTGAACCCGACCTGCAAAGCTTCCCATATCAGTACCCTGCTCAAAAGTCAGGGCGCGTTGCACCACATCGGAGCTGGCAAAAGAAATCAGCATCGCGGTGGTGAGGCCGAAAAGGGATATGGCAACACTCTTCCGAAGTGCTGAATGCCGGTCCTTCAAATAGGCCATCAGCATAAATGCCAGCCCGGCGGAAATGCCGATCCACGCCCCCCTTGACAGAGACAGCAGGAGGGCCGTAAGCATCAGAAACGCACAGATCATCAGCAGCAGGCGCTTTTCAAAGCTGAGACCGGTCATCATAAACCCCAGGGTCAGGGGAAGGGCCATCTCCATGTATCCGGCCAGATGATCGGGATTGCCGTAGGTTGACGACAGCCGCCGAATATTCTGGGGAATATCCGTATATTCCCACCACGGAAACGGATTGGCCCCGACCATCTTAAACAGCCCGAAAACAGCCAGAAACGTCCCGGTCCCGATGATCACGTACACCAAAGTGCGGTATTGTGAGCGGGTCTGAACAGTTTGAACGGCCAGATAAAACAAAATGATGTAATTTAAAAAAAGGGCCAAAGCCCACACACTGGCATACGGATGCTCCGAAAAAACCGAAGACAATACCATCAGCG
This window encodes:
- the wecB gene encoding non-hydrolyzing UDP-N-acetylglucosamine 2-epimerase; the encoded protein is MNNPAKISVIFGTRPEAVKLAPVILKLKADSRFLCHVCITAQHREMLDQVLKVFNIVPDCDLDLMQKNQTLSGLTSRAIEAIDGYLSKEKPDMVLVQGDTTTVFCAALSAFYHRIPLGHVEAGLRTGNMYSPWPEEANRVLASRLCSLHFAPTETNRQNLLKEGIASDKIFITGNTVIDALLLALEKVKNDSTEIPGLPPDICSGGNGQPMVLITGHRRESFGSGFESVCRAIAELAHRFPATRFVYPVHLNPNVREPVQRILGKAELKNVHLVGPLPYLPFVRLMNRSTFILTDSGGIQEEATGLGKPVLVMRDTTERSEALSAGTARLVGTDRRLIVESAAFLLENPTAHRDMSRTHNPYGNGDAADRILSAMHSFFSNTTGMNRPEPGPAAQVKRL
- a CDS encoding O-antigen ligase family protein; the protein is MFAHRATRFFLCLLLIFTPLARGGVQGWAVCTLHMITLVALTVFLADKIRNWDWNWRSTPLDKPILAVSALMVLSSVFSEHPYASVWALALFLNYIILFYLAVQTVQTRSQYRTLVYVIIGTGTFLAVFGLFKMVGANPFPWWEYTDIPQNIRRLSSTYGNPDHLAGYMEMALPLTLGFMMTGLSFEKRLLLMICAFLMLTALLLSLSRGAWIGISAGLAFMLMAYLKDRHSALRKSVAISLFGLTTAMLISFASSDVVQRALTFEQGTDMGSFAGRVQVWGGISEMIRAYPLTGTGPGTFATVFTQFQPPGVIGYYTMGHNDYLHFIAETGVLLIPLVFWMLIVFYRRGFEKLKHPSRLVRGTTLGSMGGVTAILFHSAGDFNLHIPGNAVVFVIVAVISMQLPCHKAKMYRKAENLNIGHRIFQNNSISKACE